From Actinoplanes oblitus, a single genomic window includes:
- a CDS encoding ABC transporter ATP-binding protein: MTRPLLSVRGISRTFGAGPTAVPALRDVSFDVAPGTMVALVGRSGSGKTTLLNVIGGLDRPDAGTVELDGADVTALDEDGLSRLRRERVSYVFQTFGLIPVLSAAENVGAPLRLTRTPAADREKRVRLLLELVGLTEHAGQRPGELSGGQQQRVAIARALAASPRLLIADEPTGQLDAETGRSVMALLRGVVESEGVTALVSTHDPVMMALADRVIRISDGRLHE; encoded by the coding sequence ATGACCAGACCCCTTCTTTCGGTACGCGGTATCAGCCGCACCTTCGGCGCCGGGCCCACCGCCGTCCCCGCCCTCCGGGACGTCTCCTTCGACGTCGCGCCGGGCACCATGGTCGCCCTGGTCGGCCGCTCCGGTTCGGGCAAGACCACCCTGCTCAACGTGATCGGCGGCCTGGACCGTCCGGACGCGGGCACCGTCGAGCTGGACGGCGCCGACGTCACCGCCCTGGACGAGGACGGGTTGTCGCGGCTGCGGCGCGAGCGGGTGTCGTACGTCTTCCAGACCTTCGGGCTGATCCCGGTGCTCTCCGCCGCGGAGAACGTCGGCGCCCCGCTGCGGCTGACCCGCACCCCGGCCGCCGACCGGGAGAAACGCGTCCGGCTGCTGCTGGAGCTGGTCGGCCTGACCGAGCACGCCGGGCAGCGGCCCGGTGAGCTCTCCGGCGGCCAGCAGCAGCGGGTGGCGATCGCCCGGGCGCTGGCCGCCTCACCGCGCCTGCTGATCGCCGACGAGCCGACCGGCCAGCTCGACGCGGAGACCGGCCGGTCGGTGATGGCGCTGCTGCGCGGCGTGGTCGAGTCGGAGGGCGTGACAGCGCTGGTGTCCACCCACGACCCGGTGATGATGGCGCTGGCCGACCGGGTGATCCGGATCAGCGACGGGCGGCTGCACGAGTGA
- a CDS encoding ABC transporter ATP-binding protein, with the protein MSEALIVCESLVRIYQTGSIEVQALQGLDLVVNRGEMVAVVGASGSGKSTLLSILAGIDAPTAGKARVEDWDLLAMSRADRVRYRRETVGFVRQQTASNLVPYLTSRQVIDLPMVAARKPARERRERTEELLDALGVTGCADRRPGQMSGGQQQRVAIAVALANRPHVLFADEPTGELDTATSAEVFGALREVNRRYGVTVVVVTHDAEVSGQVERTVAIRDGRTSSEVLRRTATDEDGGTHVIAEEYAVMDRAGRVQIPREYRDALQLTRRVRLALESTHVQIHPDQEIR; encoded by the coding sequence ATGTCCGAGGCGTTGATCGTCTGCGAGAGCCTGGTGCGGATCTATCAGACCGGGTCGATCGAGGTGCAGGCATTGCAGGGGCTCGACCTGGTGGTGAACCGGGGCGAGATGGTCGCCGTGGTGGGCGCCTCCGGTTCGGGGAAGTCGACGCTGCTGTCCATTCTGGCCGGGATCGACGCGCCGACCGCCGGCAAGGCCCGCGTCGAGGACTGGGACCTGCTCGCCATGTCGCGCGCCGACCGGGTGCGCTACCGGCGGGAGACGGTCGGGTTCGTGCGGCAGCAGACCGCCAGCAATCTGGTGCCCTACCTGACGTCCCGGCAGGTGATCGACCTGCCGATGGTCGCCGCGCGCAAACCCGCCCGGGAGCGCCGGGAACGCACCGAGGAGCTGCTCGACGCGCTCGGCGTGACCGGCTGCGCGGATCGCAGGCCCGGGCAGATGTCCGGCGGGCAGCAGCAGCGGGTGGCGATCGCGGTGGCCCTGGCGAACCGGCCGCACGTGCTCTTCGCCGACGAGCCGACCGGCGAGCTGGACACCGCCACCTCGGCCGAGGTGTTCGGGGCGCTGCGCGAGGTGAACCGGCGCTACGGCGTGACGGTCGTGGTGGTCACCCACGACGCCGAGGTCAGCGGGCAGGTGGAGCGGACCGTGGCGATCCGGGACGGGCGGACCAGCAGTGAGGTGCTGCGGCGTACCGCCACCGACGAGGACGGCGGCACCCACGTGATCGCCGAGGAGTACGCGGTGATGGACCGGGCCGGGCGGGTCCAGATCCCCCGCGAGTACCGCGACGCGCTCCAGCTGACCCGCCGGGTGCGGCTCGCGCTGGAGTCCACCCACGTGCAGATCCACCCGGATCAGGAGATCCGATGA
- a CDS encoding IS256 family transposase → MTSNVVSPRKKTEGDGRQLSPEQAAAAAMVAEAKARGLELTGPNGLLKLFTKNVLETALNEEMTEHLGHEKNQAEPGRESTNVRNGSRGKTVISDAAGEVQIDVPRDREGTFEPQIVKKRQRRLTEVDEIVLSLYAKGMTTGEISAHFAEIYGASVSKETVSRITDKVVAEMTEWSSRPLDRVYAAVFIDAIVIKVRDGQVANRPIYAAIGVTVDGRKDVLGLWAGAGGEGAKFWLSVLVDLKNRGVADVFFVVCDGLKGLPDSVEAVWPQAIVQTCIIHLIRNTFRLTSRADSDAIKRDIRPIYTAVNADAAAAAVDDLEEKWGTKYRAMIRLWRNAWNEFIPFLDYDVEIRKVICSTNAIESLNARYRRAVRARGHFPSEQAALKCLYLVTRSLDPTGTGRARWTMRWKPVLNAFAITFGDRWPAAETY, encoded by the coding sequence ATGACATCGAACGTTGTGAGTCCACGGAAGAAGACCGAGGGTGACGGGCGGCAGCTGTCGCCGGAGCAGGCCGCCGCGGCGGCGATGGTGGCCGAGGCCAAGGCTCGCGGGCTGGAACTGACCGGTCCGAACGGGTTGCTGAAGCTGTTCACCAAGAACGTGCTCGAGACCGCGCTGAACGAGGAGATGACCGAGCATCTCGGCCACGAGAAGAACCAGGCCGAGCCGGGACGCGAATCAACTAATGTGCGCAACGGCAGCCGCGGTAAGACGGTTATCTCCGATGCCGCCGGCGAAGTTCAGATTGATGTTCCCCGGGATCGGGAAGGAACCTTCGAGCCGCAGATCGTCAAGAAACGGCAGCGGCGGCTGACCGAAGTCGACGAAATCGTGCTGTCGTTGTATGCGAAAGGGATGACGACCGGAGAGATCTCCGCGCATTTCGCCGAGATCTACGGGGCGTCGGTGTCGAAAGAGACCGTCTCGCGGATCACCGACAAAGTCGTCGCGGAGATGACCGAATGGTCATCACGGCCCCTCGACCGGGTGTACGCGGCCGTGTTCATCGACGCCATCGTCATCAAGGTCCGCGACGGTCAAGTCGCGAACCGGCCCATCTACGCGGCCATCGGTGTCACCGTGGATGGCCGCAAGGACGTCCTGGGCCTGTGGGCCGGCGCCGGTGGTGAGGGTGCCAAGTTCTGGCTCAGCGTGCTGGTCGACCTGAAGAACCGTGGCGTGGCCGATGTGTTCTTCGTCGTCTGCGACGGGTTGAAAGGATTGCCGGACAGCGTCGAGGCGGTCTGGCCGCAGGCCATCGTGCAAACCTGCATCATTCATTTGATCAGGAATACGTTCCGCTTGACGTCCCGAGCCGACTCGGACGCGATCAAGCGAGACATCCGGCCGATCTATACCGCCGTCAACGCGGATGCGGCGGCGGCCGCCGTGGACGACCTGGAAGAAAAATGGGGCACCAAATATCGGGCGATGATCCGGCTGTGGCGTAACGCCTGGAACGAGTTCATTCCTTTCCTCGACTACGACGTCGAGATCAGGAAGGTGATTTGTTCTACTAATGCGATCGAGTCGTTGAACGCCCGCTATCGGCGGGCCGTGCGCGCTCGGGGACACTTCCCAAGCGAGCAAGCCGCGCTGAAGTGTCTGTACCTTGTGACCCGCAGCCTGGACCCGACAGGAACCGGCCGCGCCCGATGGACGATGCGCTGGAAGCCCGTGCTGAACGCCTTCGCCATCACCTTCGGTGACCGCTGGCCGGCCGCCGAAACCTACTGA
- a CDS encoding DUF559 domain-containing protein, whose protein sequence is MTDGLLSRNMLRGRAWQRLLPDVYVHRALPLDHQVWCAAVGLVLPRHAAIGGPSAAHLWGAGLLAPQSPVSVVASRDKWTYRHPRILTHHTRLCPEDLTELEGIAVTTPERTAFDLGRQSSRATALILIDAMLHQGRLDPGAVVELAAQRDWWPGVARLLEVINLADGRAESPMETRLRLLLHDGGIPRPVPQFEIRDDLGQLVARVDLGWPAARLAVEYEGDHHRVQEQFRRDITRAHTLQRYGWTVLRFGADDVLRLPHETVLAVRTALARCR, encoded by the coding sequence GTGACCGACGGGCTGCTCAGCCGAAACATGCTGCGCGGCCGCGCCTGGCAACGGCTGCTGCCAGACGTCTACGTTCACCGCGCCCTCCCCCTCGATCATCAGGTGTGGTGCGCGGCGGTAGGTCTGGTCCTGCCTCGTCACGCGGCTATCGGCGGTCCGAGCGCCGCCCATCTGTGGGGCGCCGGACTGCTCGCTCCCCAGTCGCCGGTGTCGGTGGTGGCCTCGCGGGACAAATGGACGTACCGGCATCCGCGGATCCTGACCCACCACACCCGGCTGTGCCCAGAGGACCTCACCGAGCTCGAGGGCATCGCGGTGACGACGCCGGAGCGGACCGCATTCGATCTGGGCAGGCAATCCTCCCGGGCAACCGCCCTGATCCTGATCGATGCGATGCTTCACCAGGGCCGGCTGGATCCGGGCGCGGTGGTCGAACTGGCCGCACAACGCGACTGGTGGCCCGGAGTAGCACGGCTGCTAGAAGTGATCAACCTGGCCGACGGCCGCGCCGAGTCGCCGATGGAGACCCGCCTGCGGCTCCTGCTCCACGATGGCGGGATCCCGCGGCCGGTGCCCCAATTCGAGATCCGGGACGATCTTGGGCAACTGGTGGCGCGGGTGGACCTCGGTTGGCCGGCGGCCCGCTTGGCGGTCGAGTACGAAGGTGACCACCACCGGGTACAGGAACAATTCCGGCGGGACATCACGCGGGCACACACCTTGCAACGGTACGGCTGGACGGTATTGCGCTTCGGCGCGGACGACGTCCTCCGCCTGCCGCACGAGACGGTTCTGGCCGTCCGCACCGCGCTGGCGAGATGCCGCTGA
- a CDS encoding AraC family transcriptional regulator, translating into MERQILTGPTVRPLGHRERIDWHDHVVHQLIHPLHGVLRVSTGRGSWVVPPNRGVWIPATVPHAHQADGPTEMRSLIFEVGVFEEPTVLVVSALLREVIRALSDDHDAFGGRPGDVGDGSSGATRGGLSAGSRDGHSAAGRGSVSVAARDSLSVAARDSLSVAARDSLSVAFRDSRAALSTDHRHHLEQVALHEVRRARQLPLLLPAPADPRLVRLCELLADDPADQRSLRELGREVGAAERTLSRLFRAETGLTFPQWRGQLRLHHAVRLLAAGHSVTRVAADCGFRSPSAFIEAFRALFGTTPGRYRAE; encoded by the coding sequence GTGGAACGCCAAATCCTGACCGGGCCGACGGTACGGCCACTCGGCCACCGGGAGCGGATCGACTGGCACGACCATGTCGTCCACCAGCTCATCCATCCGTTGCACGGTGTGCTGCGGGTGTCGACGGGGCGCGGATCCTGGGTGGTCCCGCCGAACCGCGGGGTGTGGATCCCGGCTACCGTGCCGCACGCCCACCAGGCGGACGGGCCGACCGAGATGCGATCGCTGATCTTCGAGGTGGGGGTGTTCGAGGAGCCGACGGTGCTGGTGGTGTCGGCGCTCCTGCGGGAGGTGATCCGTGCCCTTAGTGATGATCATGACGCTTTTGGCGGCCGGCCGGGCGATGTGGGCGACGGGTCGTCGGGCGCTACTCGTGGCGGCCTCTCCGCCGGCTCTCGCGACGGCCACTCCGCGGCCGGTCGTGGCAGCGTTTCCGTCGCCGCTCGTGACAGCCTCTCCGTCGCCGCTCGTGACAGCCTCTCCGTCGCCGCTCGTGACAGCCTCTCCGTCGCTTTTCGCGACAGCCGGGCGGCCTTGAGCACTGATCATCGTCACCATCTGGAGCAGGTGGCGCTGCACGAGGTGCGTCGCGCGCGGCAGTTGCCGCTGTTGCTGCCGGCGCCGGCCGATCCGCGGCTGGTCCGGCTCTGCGAACTGCTCGCCGACGATCCGGCCGACCAGCGGTCGCTGCGCGAGCTGGGCCGGGAGGTGGGCGCCGCCGAACGGACGCTGAGCCGATTGTTCCGGGCCGAGACCGGGTTGACGTTCCCGCAGTGGCGGGGTCAGCTGCGGTTGCATCACGCGGTGCGCCTGCTCGCCGCCGGGCACTCGGTCACCCGGGTCGCGGCCGACTGCGGCTTCCGGAGTCCGAGCGCGTTCATCGAGGCGTTCCGTGCGCTGTTCGGCACCACCCCGGGTCGCTACCGCGCTGAATAG
- the helR gene encoding RNA polymerase recycling motor ATPase HelR codes for MSVFQLPEHLAAKADPTLIGEDEKEFARIAESLATSIAELSERLEIERKAPAGKGRQAVDRDDAVRRMTARLRALRRFSLDVCLGRMVQEDGETVYIGRLGLTDGEGGRLLLDWRSPAAEPFFGATHADPKGLVSRRRYRWTEGRITDYWDEVFTADGLQRQHAALDDQSAFIASLGTSRSPRMRDVLGTIQADQDAIIRAGSRGALVVDGGPGTGKTVVALHRTAYLLYHDPRLGQRRGGVLFVGPHEPYLAYVADVLPNLGEDDVLTCTLRDLVPEGAGARPESDPEVARLKSSADLVKAMEAAVRFYEEPPAEAMTVETEDGDIRVTARDWAAAFEAPDPGTPHNEARDQIWAELLAILGEREGTAPARSRELRAALNRAWPILDPADIVADLWSVPAYLRKCAPWLSTEEIRALRRDDPRAWTVADLPLLDAVRQRLGDPEASLRASRQKAAVAAGRKQMDRVVDDLIASNEYDDGEGLMTMLRQQDLREVLAEGSALPSAEADVLAGPFAHIVVDEAQELTDAEWQMLLLRCPSRSFTVVGDRAQARHGFTETWQERLRRVGLDQVTMASLTINYRTPEEVMAEAEPVIRAALPDANVPASIRSSGLPVVHKSVFDLESILAEWLASNAEGVACVIGHPGFAERERVRSLTPTLAKGLEFDLVIVVDPDRFGDGIEGAVDRYVAMTRATQRLVILTS; via the coding sequence GTGAGCGTCTTTCAACTGCCGGAGCACCTGGCCGCCAAAGCCGACCCGACCCTGATCGGCGAGGACGAGAAAGAGTTCGCACGGATCGCGGAAAGCCTCGCCACGTCGATCGCCGAGTTGTCGGAGCGCCTGGAGATCGAACGGAAAGCACCGGCCGGCAAGGGGCGGCAGGCGGTGGACCGGGACGACGCGGTTCGCCGGATGACCGCCCGGCTGCGCGCGCTGCGCCGGTTCAGCCTGGACGTCTGCCTCGGCCGGATGGTTCAGGAGGACGGCGAGACGGTCTACATCGGCCGGCTCGGGCTGACCGACGGCGAGGGCGGGCGGCTGCTGCTCGACTGGCGGTCACCGGCCGCCGAGCCGTTCTTCGGTGCCACCCACGCCGACCCGAAGGGCCTGGTCAGCCGGCGCCGGTACCGGTGGACCGAGGGCCGGATCACGGACTACTGGGACGAGGTGTTCACCGCCGACGGCCTGCAACGGCAGCACGCGGCGCTCGACGACCAGTCGGCGTTCATCGCCAGCCTGGGCACCAGCCGGTCGCCGCGGATGCGGGACGTGCTCGGCACCATCCAGGCCGACCAGGACGCGATCATCCGGGCCGGGTCGCGCGGCGCGCTGGTCGTCGACGGCGGTCCGGGCACCGGCAAGACCGTGGTGGCGTTGCACCGCACCGCGTACCTGCTCTACCACGATCCCCGGCTCGGGCAGAGGCGCGGCGGGGTGCTGTTCGTCGGCCCGCACGAGCCGTATCTGGCCTACGTCGCGGACGTGCTGCCCAACCTCGGCGAGGACGACGTGCTGACCTGCACGCTGCGCGACCTGGTCCCGGAGGGCGCCGGGGCCCGGCCGGAGAGCGATCCCGAGGTGGCCCGGCTCAAGTCCTCGGCCGACCTGGTGAAGGCGATGGAGGCGGCGGTCCGGTTCTACGAGGAGCCGCCGGCCGAGGCGATGACGGTGGAGACCGAGGACGGCGACATCCGGGTCACCGCCCGGGACTGGGCTGCGGCGTTCGAGGCGCCGGACCCGGGCACCCCGCACAACGAGGCCCGCGACCAGATCTGGGCGGAGCTGCTGGCGATCCTCGGCGAGCGGGAGGGCACGGCACCGGCGCGCAGCCGGGAGCTGCGCGCGGCCCTGAACCGGGCGTGGCCGATCCTGGACCCCGCCGACATCGTCGCCGATCTCTGGTCGGTGCCTGCCTACCTGCGCAAGTGCGCACCCTGGCTGAGCACCGAGGAGATCCGCGCGCTGCGGCGCGACGATCCGCGGGCGTGGACCGTGGCCGACCTGCCGCTGCTGGACGCGGTCCGGCAGCGGCTCGGCGACCCCGAGGCGTCGCTGCGGGCGAGCCGGCAGAAGGCAGCGGTGGCCGCCGGTCGCAAGCAGATGGACCGGGTCGTCGACGACCTGATCGCCTCGAACGAGTACGACGACGGCGAGGGCCTGATGACCATGCTGCGCCAGCAGGACCTGCGGGAGGTCCTGGCCGAGGGCAGCGCGCTGCCCTCGGCCGAGGCGGACGTGCTCGCCGGGCCGTTCGCGCACATCGTGGTCGACGAGGCGCAGGAACTGACCGACGCGGAGTGGCAGATGCTGCTGCTGCGCTGCCCGTCGCGCAGCTTCACCGTGGTCGGCGACCGGGCGCAGGCGCGGCACGGCTTCACCGAGACGTGGCAGGAGCGGCTGCGCCGGGTCGGGCTGGACCAGGTGACGATGGCATCGCTGACCATCAACTACCGGACGCCGGAGGAGGTGATGGCCGAGGCCGAGCCGGTGATCCGGGCGGCGCTGCCCGATGCCAACGTTCCGGCGTCGATTCGGAGCAGCGGGCTCCCGGTCGTACACAAATCAGTCTTTGATCTTGAATCGATCCTCGCGGAATGGCTCGCGTCGAACGCCGAAGGGGTCGCCTGCGTGATCGGGCATCCCGGCTTCGCGGAGCGGGAGCGGGTCCGGTCGCTGACCCCGACGCTCGCCAAGGGGCTCGAGTTCGACCTGGTCATCGTCGTCGACCCGGACCGGTTCGGGGACGGGATCGAAGGTGCTGTCGACCGGTACGTCGCGATGACCCGGGCCACCCAGCGGCTCGTCATCTTGACGAGCTGA
- a CDS encoding protein adenylyltransferase SelO yields the protein MDVSAPAVSLTHRFADELPELAIAWRAEECPEPRLLIADQALAAELGLAPEQLTTGLLTGTEPPAGARPVAQAYAGHQFGGYSPRLGDGRALLLGELDGRDLHLKGSGRTPFARAGDGLAAVGPMLREFVVSRAMHALGIPTTRSLAVVATGRTVHREQPLPGAVLARVAASHLRVGTFQFARATGDTGLLRRLADHAVSRHYPGDEGDYLGFFDSVVAAQASLVARWMLVGFVHGVMNTDNMTISGETIDYGPCAFMEAVDPATVYSSIDTGGRYAYGNQPAIAQWNLARFAEALLPLFHDDQEQAIPLAVRSLERFGGLFDAAWTAGMREKLGLSADADDAGPDDTLLADLAALLRDARVDYTTFFRTLSRAAGGEAEPARALFPDPSAFDSWLPRWSALSPDAALMDRVNPVYIPRNHLVEEALAAATDGDLSPVERLVEVVSDPFRERPGLARYAEPAPGDFGPYRTFCGT from the coding sequence GTGGACGTTTCCGCTCCGGCCGTGAGCCTGACCCATCGTTTCGCCGACGAGCTGCCCGAGCTGGCCATCGCGTGGCGGGCCGAGGAGTGTCCCGAGCCCCGCCTGCTGATCGCCGACCAGGCGCTCGCGGCCGAGCTGGGCCTCGCCCCCGAGCAGTTGACCACCGGCCTGCTCACCGGCACCGAGCCGCCGGCCGGGGCGCGGCCGGTCGCGCAGGCCTACGCCGGCCACCAGTTCGGCGGCTATTCGCCGCGCCTCGGCGACGGCCGGGCCCTGCTGCTCGGCGAGCTCGACGGCCGCGACCTGCATCTGAAGGGTTCCGGCCGCACCCCGTTCGCCAGAGCCGGCGACGGGCTGGCCGCGGTCGGGCCGATGCTGCGCGAGTTCGTCGTCAGCCGGGCGATGCACGCGCTCGGCATCCCCACCACCCGGTCACTCGCCGTGGTCGCCACCGGTCGCACCGTTCACCGTGAGCAGCCGCTGCCCGGCGCGGTGCTGGCCCGGGTCGCGGCGAGTCACCTGCGGGTCGGCACCTTCCAGTTCGCCCGGGCGACCGGCGACACCGGGCTGCTGCGCCGGCTGGCCGACCACGCGGTCAGCCGCCACTACCCCGGCGACGAGGGCGACTACCTGGGGTTCTTCGACTCGGTGGTGGCCGCGCAGGCTTCCCTTGTGGCGCGCTGGATGCTCGTCGGTTTCGTGCACGGCGTGATGAACACCGACAACATGACCATCTCCGGCGAGACCATCGATTACGGGCCGTGCGCGTTCATGGAGGCGGTCGACCCGGCCACCGTGTACAGCTCGATCGACACCGGTGGGCGATATGCGTACGGTAATCAGCCTGCCATCGCCCAATGGAACCTCGCGCGGTTCGCGGAAGCCCTGCTGCCGCTCTTTCACGACGACCAGGAGCAGGCGATTCCGCTCGCGGTGCGGTCGCTGGAGCGCTTCGGCGGGCTCTTCGACGCGGCGTGGACCGCGGGCATGCGCGAGAAACTGGGCCTGTCCGCTGACGCGGACGACGCCGGCCCGGACGACACGCTGCTGGCCGATCTCGCGGCGCTGCTGCGGGACGCCCGGGTGGATTACACGACCTTTTTCCGTACGCTGTCCCGCGCGGCCGGCGGCGAAGCGGAACCGGCGCGTGCCCTCTTCCCGGACCCGTCCGCTTTTGATTCCTGGTTGCCGCGCTGGTCGGCGCTGTCCCCGGACGCCGCGCTGATGGATCGGGTCAATCCGGTCTACATCCCGCGCAACCATCTGGTCGAGGAGGCCCTGGCGGCCGCCACCGACGGCGACCTGTCGCCGGTCGAGCGACTGGTCGAGGTGGTGTCCGACCCGTTCCGCGAGCGTCCCGGCCTGGCCCGGTACGCGGAGCCGGCCCCCGGCGACTTCGGCCCCTATCGCACGTTCTGCGGCACCTGA
- a CDS encoding YrdB family protein: protein MRAVILTLRFVLELCALAALAYGGWRLPAPIAVRILAAVLLPLIAALIWGRWVAPRGSHLLPDPVRLIPEWAVFGGATVALILTGHPVLGGVFAVSAAVDRWLLHVLKTSTGGEPA, encoded by the coding sequence ATGCGGGCGGTCATCCTCACACTCCGATTCGTGCTCGAACTCTGCGCGCTGGCCGCCCTGGCGTACGGTGGCTGGCGCCTGCCCGCGCCGATCGCCGTCCGGATCCTGGCGGCGGTCCTGTTGCCGCTGATCGCGGCGTTGATCTGGGGTCGTTGGGTGGCGCCGCGCGGCAGCCACCTGCTGCCCGACCCGGTGCGGCTGATCCCGGAGTGGGCGGTTTTCGGCGGGGCTACCGTGGCGCTGATCCTTACCGGTCACCCGGTGCTGGGTGGGGTGTTCGCGGTGTCGGCCGCGGTGGACCGCTGGCTGTTGCACGTGCTGAAGACGTCCACGGGCGGGGAGCCGGCCTGA
- a CDS encoding alpha/beta hydrolase fold domain-containing protein gives MTDMRVGGVVPRQARARATVLGYAMKALRGLPRPVRRAVLGGASAGELPPVADFVRMLEIAGDMPDSGPTHAELVGRFPEVAGVEVDEPEIDGVPARLYRVPGRAAEAALVWVHGGAFVWGGLGMAEAHWTGLMLAARGVPVLSLDYRKALRGVRFPAASDDVLAGWAWAVNHPDRLGVPAGKMHLGGASAGGNLAAGVAKRLRDGAGRTPASVLLAYPAVHPELTGWDEAGLAAIRDQADAVYFSPAWIRDLSVHYAGAAGLTDPYAFPGVGDLVGTPPTLILNCERDTLRRSGELYAEQLRAAGAQVSAHLLPGAAHGTLNEPFSEAGSRTIELMKEWLAPK, from the coding sequence ATGACGGACATGCGGGTCGGCGGTGTGGTGCCTCGGCAGGCTCGGGCCCGGGCCACGGTTCTGGGGTATGCCATGAAGGCTCTGCGGGGGTTGCCGCGGCCGGTTCGGCGGGCGGTGCTGGGTGGGGCCAGCGCGGGGGAGTTGCCCCCGGTGGCGGACTTCGTGCGGATGCTGGAGATCGCCGGGGACATGCCCGACTCCGGGCCGACTCACGCCGAGCTGGTCGGCCGGTTTCCCGAGGTGGCCGGGGTCGAGGTCGACGAACCGGAGATCGACGGGGTGCCGGCGCGGCTCTACCGGGTGCCGGGGCGAGCCGCTGAGGCGGCGCTGGTCTGGGTGCACGGGGGCGCGTTCGTCTGGGGTGGGCTCGGGATGGCCGAGGCGCACTGGACCGGGCTGATGCTGGCGGCGCGGGGAGTGCCGGTGCTGTCCCTCGACTACCGCAAGGCGCTGCGTGGGGTGCGGTTCCCGGCCGCGTCGGACGACGTGCTGGCCGGCTGGGCCTGGGCGGTGAACCATCCGGACCGGCTCGGGGTGCCGGCCGGGAAGATGCATCTGGGCGGGGCGAGCGCGGGCGGCAACCTGGCGGCCGGGGTGGCGAAACGGCTGCGGGACGGCGCGGGGCGGACGCCGGCGTCGGTGCTGCTGGCCTATCCGGCGGTGCACCCGGAGCTGACCGGCTGGGACGAGGCCGGCCTGGCCGCGATCCGGGATCAGGCGGACGCGGTGTACTTCTCGCCGGCGTGGATCCGTGATCTGAGCGTGCACTACGCGGGCGCGGCCGGGCTGACCGATCCCTATGCGTTCCCCGGGGTCGGCGACCTGGTGGGCACGCCGCCGACGCTGATCCTCAACTGTGAGCGGGACACGCTGCGGCGCTCGGGGGAGTTGTACGCGGAGCAGCTGCGGGCGGCCGGGGCGCAGGTGTCGGCGCACCTGCTGCCCGGCGCGGCGCACGGGACGCTGAACGAGCCGTTCAGCGAGGCGGGGTCGCGCACCATCGAGCTGATGAAGGAGTGGCTCGCGCCGAAGTAG
- a CDS encoding hemerythrin domain-containing protein, giving the protein MDDITALILEDHHRFRVGFARLDDAHGEEQLRAIWEPLALHLEIHAEAEEKILYPHLLTDSGGEDAAEETDDAIRDHNKIRDGILAAAEHPAGSDGWWAGVWAARTENSEHLAEEEDEVLPDFRKHASLELRTELGARWLQFFAEHPQGAGLDFHNKDPKEYIEEHER; this is encoded by the coding sequence ATGGACGACATCACCGCGCTGATCCTGGAAGATCATCACCGGTTCCGGGTGGGTTTCGCCCGGCTCGACGACGCCCACGGCGAGGAGCAGCTCCGCGCGATCTGGGAGCCGCTCGCCCTGCACCTGGAGATCCACGCGGAGGCCGAGGAGAAGATCCTCTACCCGCACCTGCTGACCGACAGCGGCGGCGAGGACGCGGCGGAGGAGACCGACGACGCGATCCGCGACCACAACAAGATCCGCGACGGGATCCTGGCCGCGGCCGAGCACCCGGCCGGCTCGGACGGCTGGTGGGCCGGGGTGTGGGCGGCCCGCACCGAGAACAGCGAGCACCTGGCCGAGGAGGAGGACGAGGTCCTGCCCGACTTCCGCAAGCACGCGAGCCTCGAGCTGCGCACGGAGCTGGGCGCCCGGTGGCTCCAGTTCTTCGCGGAGCATCCGCAGGGCGCGGGCCTCGACTTCCACAACAAGGACCCGAAGGAATACATCGAAGAACACGAGCGGTGA